A window of Diadema setosum chromosome 2, eeDiaSeto1, whole genome shotgun sequence contains these coding sequences:
- the LOC140244628 gene encoding uncharacterized protein: MEDHGADPGPGGQESYTMPTTPDRQPPTPGLLKLRELNIKNGQITILDEKRIQSTLSVMFNILTRRVNSPPILNAARNVAGLMFYHSYKKDKAIKFWQETVEYDPQNLNALQDLATAYRKLPNDREAIEYECKIKELQENASDKGKQLMMARCQLEQALTQFWVIHTECGTDVYLEGRKKQVESYEAGLHLARKCYEEAQHQREKRDWLLCTAHAYERLSNAFFRMGDHTNHLKAIGTTTEILDMVVQKCEQDDVFQADVWYVMGNTFATKVHHLLQSEVTLPKIVAEKYNREWNDPSSCYRRALQFDPSNVWILGRLGICLFKAGNNKEAITFLNKSIEAAHKQGQDDHMKRSCWNALVQRAELRINETRRIQKGKDKRSLEETYQLIQQAMQDASMSMEYNFSPVNLAVLAEAQFLLSRHPHTSRKDAKELRDTALQNFYESSVCQQGNTRANTYLNWADCLMDKWDLTAAIETYKIAFETDTRHSKTYKASQLLRAMFQNFKSGKKSGYLFKELTFWFTHIYRHCQPKGFEFDKLLWSYASEVLDVMECLVCQTPLPSNEMGLYEEMIQPALEDFSNMLNNRKFKYSLQKQNCTDFESRLKNLIQENKWNINNCPKVPKSKVVASPRDHQEPPKHPLTEGVEYDFCVIYDIGNYTVEGWVEFSLLSGLECPSYGLKGCFDKRDIRLGQLGLKEAWTPALTQSAYILIVLTHKMNRVSTVLSEMSQEIEGKEIIVIQLEATDVPIPLHIYHKFDFTVKPDIPVLARYLMSQSRSSFT, from the exons ATGGAAGACCATGGAGCCGACCCCGGACCAGGAGGTCAAGAGTCATATACCATGCCAACAACACCTGATAGGCAGCCTCCAACTCCAGGTCTCCTTAAACTCCGGGAGCTGAATATCAAAAACGGCCAGATCACCATACTGGATGAGAAACGCATACAGTCGACACTATCAGTAATGTTCAACATCCTAACAAGGAGGGTCAACAGTCCGCCGATCCTGAATGCGGCACGGAATGTTGCAG GACTGATGTTCTACCACTCCTACAAGAAAGACAAGGCAATTAAGTTCTGGCAGGAAACAGTGGAGTATGACCCACAGAATCTCAATGCCTTGCAGGATCTGGCGACAGCATACAGAAAACTTCCAAACGATAGAGAGGCAATTGAGTATGAGTGCAAGATCAAGGAACTCCAAGAGAATGCTTCCGACAAAGGCAAGCAGCTGATGATGGCTCGCTGCCAGCTGGAGCAGGCCCTCACCCAGTTCTGGGTCATCCACACAGAATGCGGGACAGATGTATATTTAGAGGGGCGCAAGAAGCAGGTGGAGAGCTATGAGGCCGGACTGCACTTGGCTAGAAAGTGCTACGAAGAAGCACAACACCAACGGGAAAAGAGAGACTGGCTTCTTTGTACAGCACATGCCTACGAAAGACTCTCAAATGCATTTTTTCGCATGGGAGATCATACTAACCATCTGAAGGCCATTGGTACAACTACTGAAATACTAGATATGGTAGTGCAAAAGTGTGAGCAAGATGATGTATTTCAGGCAGATGTATGGTATGTCATGGGAAACACATTTGCCACAAAGGTACACCACCTACTACAGTCAGAGGTTACTCTTCCCAAAATAGTGGCTGAAAAGTACAACAGGGAATGGAATGATCCATCTTCGTGCTATCGAAGGGCCCTTCAGTTTGACCCCAGCAATGTGTGGATCTTAGGTCGACTGGGAATCTGCTTGTTCAAGGCTGGAAACAATAAAGAAGCAATCACGTTTTTGAACAAATCCATTGAAGCCGCTCACAAGCAAGGACAGGACGACCACATGAAAAGGTCATGCTGGAATGCCCTTGTTCAGAGAGCAGAATTAAGAATAAATGAGACAAGGAGGAtacaaaaaggaaaagacaaAAGATCACTGGAAGAGACTTATCAATTGATACAGCAGGCCATGCAGGATGCAAGCATGTCCATGGAGTACAACTTCAGTCCTGTAAATCTTGCTGTACTTGCAGAAGCACAATTCTTACTATCAAGGCACCCCCACACTTCACGCAAAGATGCAAAGGAGCTTAGAGACACTGCCCTTCAGAATTTCTATGAATCTTCAGTCTGCCAACAGGGCAATACCAGAGCAAACACTTATCTGAACTGGGCAGATTGTCTGATGGACAAATGGGATCTCACTGCAGCCATAGAGACATACAAAATTGCTTTCGAAACAGACACCCGTCATTCCAAAACCTATAAAGCCTCACAGCTCCTGCGTGCCATGTTCCAGAACTTCAAAAGTGGGAAAAAATCTGGCTATCTCTTCAAGGAGCTCACATTCTGGTTCACACATATCTATCGTCACTGCCAGCCCAAAGGGTTTGAATTTGACAAGCTTCTCTGGTCGTACGCTTCTGAAGTTCTTGATGTTATGGAATGCTTGGTTTGCCAAACTCCTCTGCCCAGCAATGAAATGGGTCTCTATGAAGAAATGATTCAACCTGCACTGGAGGACTTCAGCAACATGCTGAACAATCGCAAATTCAAATACAGCTTACAGAAGCAGAACTGCACAGATTTTGAATCAAGATTGAAGAACCTCATTCAAGAGAATAAATGGAACATCAACAATTGTCCAAAGGTACCAAAGAGTAAAGTGGTTGCATCCCCTAGGGATCACCAAGAACCTCCTAAACACCCTCTCACTGAGGGTGTGGAATATGATTTCTGTGTCATCTATGATATAGGCAACTACACAGTGGAAGGTTGGGTAGAGTTCTCTCTCCTATCTGGTCTTGAGTGCCCCTCCTACGGCCTGAAGGGTTGCTTTGACAAGAGGGATATTCGACTCGGACAGCTGGGACTAAAGGAGGCATGGACACCGGCATTGACTCAAAGTGCCTATATTCTCATTGTACTTACCCACAAAATGAACAGAGTTAGTACAGTCTTGAGTGAGATGTCACAGGAAATTGAAGGGAAGGAAATCATTGTCATCCAGCTGGAAGCAACAGACGTACCCATTCCATTACACATTTatcacaaatttgacttcactGTGAAGCCAGACATTCCTGTCTTGGCAAGGTACCTGATGTCCCAAAGCAGAAGTTCATTCACATGA